From the Rhodoferax sp. WC2427 genome, one window contains:
- a CDS encoding aldo/keto reductase family oxidoreductase produces MPAATLPIPAVPLQRFLPQASPLVLGCMGLGGGWNAQPLSESDVDKAQAATEAALAAGITLFDHANIYTLGKAEESFGHLFQRRPSLRQSLLLQSKCGIRFADAQGPKRYDLSAQHIVDSVDAILRRLQTDYLDVLILHRPDPLMQPAEVAQAWQQIKAAGKARFLGVSNMHAAQVAWLQQALDEPLVVNQLEMSLLKRDWLESATCFNDGQGASSLAWDGTLEYAQQHGLQLQAWGALARGWFSGAAPADAPPAVRGAADCVQQLAHTHGVAAEAIVLAWLMQHPARIQPVVGTTDPQRIRACAQAAQVALSRGEWYQLYEAARGRELP; encoded by the coding sequence ATGCCTGCTGCCACCCTCCCTATTCCCGCCGTGCCTTTGCAGCGCTTTTTGCCGCAGGCCAGCCCGCTGGTGCTCGGCTGCATGGGCCTGGGCGGCGGCTGGAACGCGCAGCCGCTGTCTGAATCTGATGTAGACAAGGCCCAGGCCGCCACCGAGGCCGCATTGGCAGCGGGCATCACCCTGTTTGACCATGCCAACATCTACACGCTGGGCAAGGCCGAGGAAAGCTTTGGCCACCTGTTCCAGCGCCGCCCGTCCCTGCGGCAAAGCCTGTTACTGCAGTCCAAATGCGGCATCCGGTTCGCCGATGCGCAAGGGCCCAAGCGCTACGACCTGTCGGCGCAGCACATCGTGGACAGCGTGGACGCGATTTTGCGCAGGCTGCAGACCGACTACCTGGACGTGCTGATCCTGCACCGTCCCGACCCGCTCATGCAGCCCGCCGAGGTGGCCCAGGCCTGGCAACAGATCAAGGCCGCGGGCAAGGCGCGCTTCCTGGGCGTATCGAACATGCACGCCGCCCAGGTGGCCTGGTTGCAGCAGGCGCTGGACGAGCCTCTGGTGGTGAACCAGCTGGAGATGAGTCTGCTCAAGCGCGACTGGCTAGAGTCTGCCACTTGCTTCAACGACGGGCAGGGCGCATCGTCGCTCGCTTGGGACGGCACCTTGGAATATGCGCAGCAGCACGGTCTGCAGTTACAGGCCTGGGGGGCGTTGGCCCGCGGCTGGTTCAGCGGTGCCGCGCCGGCCGATGCGCCACCCGCGGTGCGCGGGGCGGCAGATTGCGTGCAGCAACTGGCCCACACCCACGGCGTGGCCGCCGAGGCGATTGTGCTGGCCTGGCTGATGCAGCACCCTGCGCGCATCCAGCCCGTGGTGGGCACCACCGACCCGCAACGCATCCGTGCCTGCGCGCAGGCCGCGCAGGTCGCCCTCAGCCGCGGCGAGTGGTACCAACTCTATGAGGCCGCCCGGGGCCGCGAACTTCCCTGA
- a CDS encoding heme-binding protein, whose translation MLTSENALRALQWATAEQAGKQQPVSIAISDSHGELLAFVRMDGASLHSGVVAQNKAYTAARDRQATADLGAWSRSSGRSMGYWSDPRFTGFGGGLPLRVNGEVVGAVGVSALSEDEDVLVAQALISRLLP comes from the coding sequence ATGTTGACCTCAGAAAACGCCTTGCGCGCCCTCCAATGGGCCACTGCCGAACAAGCCGGTAAGCAACAGCCCGTGTCCATCGCCATAAGCGACAGCCATGGAGAACTTCTGGCGTTCGTCCGCATGGACGGTGCCAGCCTGCACAGTGGCGTGGTGGCCCAGAATAAGGCCTACACCGCCGCGCGAGACCGGCAGGCCACCGCCGACCTGGGCGCCTGGAGCCGCAGTTCCGGGCGCAGCATGGGCTACTGGTCTGACCCGCGCTTTACCGGCTTTGGCGGCGGACTGCCTTTGCGCGTCAATGGCGAGGTCGTGGGTGCGGTGGGGGTCAGCGCCTTGAGCGAAGACGAGGACGTGCTGGTTGCCCAGGCGCTTATCAGCCGTCTATTGCCGTGA
- a CDS encoding YXWGXW repeat-containing protein yields MSIRPTTVALAALLGTVALSGCVVAPPRQQVVYRATPPPQVQTEVIYADMAPPPPQQEVIGVAPPGYFWLSGAWFWEGGRHVWHPGHWEAHRPGYQWAPHQWVPSGRGWQLRGGFWAQRR; encoded by the coding sequence ATGTCTATTCGCCCTACCACTGTCGCGCTGGCAGCCCTTTTAGGCACCGTTGCGCTGTCCGGCTGCGTGGTGGCACCGCCGCGCCAGCAGGTGGTGTACCGCGCGACACCACCTCCACAGGTGCAAACCGAGGTCATCTATGCCGACATGGCACCGCCACCACCGCAGCAAGAGGTGATTGGTGTGGCACCGCCGGGCTATTTCTGGCTGTCAGGGGCCTGGTTTTGGGAAGGCGGCCGCCATGTATGGCACCCAGGCCACTGGGAGGCACACCGCCCCGGCTACCAGTGGGCACCCCACCAGTGGGTGCCCAGCGGCCGCGGTTGGCAATTGCGCGGCGGTTTCTGGGCGCAAAGGCGCTAG
- a CDS encoding transposase: protein MARLPRLTVPGYPHHVIQRGNNRQPIFASPGDYALLLGLLTENAKKFGVQVHAYVLMPNHFHLLATPATAEALPQMMQAVGRSYVRYFNDAQGRTGTLWEGRYKSTLVQTDRYLLACMAYIDLNPVRAGLVADPRDYGWSSYGHHIGQRADKLVTPHPLWWALGNTPFAREVAYAKLVHAGITAEQQQQLTQSALRGWALGDAGFVADLQKQTERRVAKAVAGRPPLPKKTE from the coding sequence ATGGCCCGGCTTCCCCGACTCACCGTTCCCGGCTACCCCCACCACGTGATCCAGCGCGGCAACAACCGCCAGCCTATTTTTGCCAGCCCGGGCGACTACGCGCTGCTGCTGGGCCTGCTGACCGAGAACGCCAAGAAATTTGGCGTGCAGGTTCACGCCTATGTACTGATGCCCAACCACTTCCACCTGCTGGCCACACCCGCCACGGCCGAGGCCCTGCCGCAGATGATGCAGGCGGTGGGCCGCAGCTATGTGCGCTATTTCAACGATGCACAGGGCCGCACCGGCACCCTGTGGGAAGGGCGCTACAAGTCGACCTTGGTACAAACCGACCGCTATCTGCTGGCCTGCATGGCTTACATCGACCTGAACCCGGTGCGGGCCGGGCTGGTGGCCGACCCGCGTGACTACGGCTGGTCCAGCTACGGCCACCATATTGGCCAGCGGGCCGACAAACTGGTCACGCCGCACCCGCTGTGGTGGGCGCTGGGCAACACACCGTTTGCACGCGAGGTGGCCTACGCCAAATTGGTGCATGCAGGCATCACGGCGGAGCAACAGCAGCAACTCACCCAATCGGCCTTGCGTGGCTGGGCTTTGGGCGATGCAGGTTTTGTGGCGGATTTACAAAAGCAGACCGAACGCCGCGTGGCCAAAGCGGTGGCTGGGCGGCCACCTTTACCAAAAAAAACAGAGTAA
- a CDS encoding glutamate synthase-related protein, producing the protein MTTAAEIQYLKDHGLYSSSNEHDACGLGFVAHIKGEKRHDIVTQALKILENIDHRGAVGADKLMGDGAGILIQIPDALYREEMAKQGVTLPPAGEYGVGMIFLPKEHASRQACEQEMERAIKAEGQVFLGWRDVPVDKDMPMSPTVRKTEPLLKQVFIGRGDDVIVQDALERKLYVIRKTASANIQNLKLKHSKEYYVPSMSSRTVIYKGLLLADQVGVYYKDLSDERCISAIGLVHQRFSTNTFPEWPLAHPYRYVAHNGEINTVKGNYNWMKAREGVMASPVLAADLGKLYPISFPGQSDTATFDNCLELLTMAGYPISQAVMMMIPEPWEQHTQMDERRRAFYEYHAAMMEPWDGPASIVFTDGRQIGATLDRNGLRPSRYCVTDDDLVIMASESGVLPVPENKIVRKWRLQPGKMFLIDLEQGRMIDDDELKANIVNTKPYKQWIDNLRIKLDNVPADATAATVSSTALLDRQQAFGYTQEDIKFLLSPMAQAGEEGIGSMGNDSPLAVLSDKNKPLYNYFRQMFAQVTNPPIDPIREAIVMSLVSFIGPKPNLLDINQVNPPMRLEVAQPILDFADMAKLRDIERHTHGKFRSHTLDITYPAAWGREGVEAKLASLCAEAVDAIKGGKNILIVSDRNVSATQIAIPALLASSALHQHLVTLGLRTTTGLVVETGTAREVHHFGVLAGYGAEAIHPYLAMETLADLHKDLSGALSPEKAIYNYVKAIGKGLSKIMSKMGVSTYMSYCGAQLFEVIGLNQETVSKYFTGTSSRVEGIGVFEIAEEALRMHKAAFGDDPVLATMLDAGGEYAWRVRGEEHMWTPDAIAKLQHSTRANNWNTYKEYAQLINDQSRRHMTLRGLFEFKIDPAKAIPVEEVESAKEIVKRFATGAMSMGSISTEAHTTLAVAMNRIGGKSNTGEGGEDSNRYRQELKGIPIKQGQTLREIIGPEVVETVNYPLQDGDSLRSRIKQVASGRFGVTAEYLVSSDQIQIKMAQGAKPGEGGQLPGGKVSEYIGKLRHSVPGVGLISPPPHHDIYSIEDLAQLIHDLKNVAPHASISTKLVSEVGVGTIAAGVTKCKSDHIVIAGHDGGTGASPWSSIKHAGGPWEIGLAETQQTLVLNRLRGRVRVQADGQMKTGRDVAIGALLGADEFGFATAPLVVEGCIMMRKCHLNTCPVGVATQDPVLRKKFQGKPEHVVNFFFFIAEEVRQIMAQLGIRKFDDLIGRADLLDTRKGIAHWKASGLDFNRLFAQPNVPADVPRYHVQDQEHGLEKSLDNVLIEKAQPAILRGEKVKFMEVARNVNRSLGAMLSGALTKARPEGLPDDTIRIQLEGTGGQSFGAFLANGITLYLIGDANDYTGKGLSGGRIVVRPSIDFRGVATQNTIVGNTVMYGATSGESFFSGVAGERFAVRLSGATTVVEGTGDHGCEYMTGGTALILGKTGRNFAAGMSGGIAYVYDEDGQFAKRCNMSMVSLEKVLPSGEQQGLGVADQWHNGQTDEVQLKKLLEDHNRWTGSKRARDLLDNWTEARGKFVKVFPLEYQRALGEIHARKVALAQAESAQAATKDVAVAAK; encoded by the coding sequence ATGACAACGGCTGCCGAGATCCAATATCTCAAAGACCACGGTTTGTATTCCTCCAGCAACGAGCACGATGCTTGTGGCCTGGGTTTTGTGGCCCATATCAAGGGCGAAAAGCGCCACGATATCGTTACCCAGGCGCTCAAGATCCTGGAAAACATCGACCACCGGGGTGCCGTGGGTGCCGACAAGCTCATGGGCGATGGCGCGGGCATTCTGATCCAGATCCCTGACGCGCTCTACCGCGAAGAAATGGCCAAGCAAGGTGTGACCCTGCCGCCCGCCGGTGAGTACGGCGTGGGCATGATCTTCCTGCCCAAAGAGCACGCCTCCCGCCAGGCCTGCGAGCAGGAGATGGAACGCGCCATCAAGGCCGAAGGCCAGGTGTTCTTGGGCTGGCGCGATGTGCCGGTGGACAAAGACATGCCCATGTCGCCCACGGTGCGCAAGACCGAGCCGCTCCTGAAGCAGGTGTTCATTGGCCGCGGCGACGATGTCATCGTGCAGGACGCGCTGGAGCGCAAGCTGTACGTGATCCGCAAGACCGCCAGCGCCAACATCCAGAACCTCAAGCTCAAGCACAGCAAAGAGTATTACGTGCCCAGCATGTCCAGCCGCACGGTCATCTACAAGGGCCTGCTGCTGGCCGACCAGGTGGGTGTTTACTACAAGGATTTGTCTGACGAGCGTTGCATCTCGGCCATCGGCCTGGTGCACCAGCGTTTCTCTACCAACACCTTCCCCGAGTGGCCACTGGCCCACCCGTACCGCTACGTGGCGCACAACGGTGAGATCAACACCGTCAAGGGCAACTACAACTGGATGAAGGCCCGCGAAGGCGTGATGGCCTCGCCCGTGCTGGCCGCCGACCTGGGCAAGCTGTACCCGATCAGCTTCCCCGGCCAGTCCGACACCGCCACCTTCGACAACTGCCTGGAACTGCTGACCATGGCCGGCTACCCCATCAGCCAGGCCGTGATGATGATGATTCCCGAGCCCTGGGAGCAGCACACGCAGATGGACGAGCGCCGCCGCGCCTTCTACGAATACCACGCCGCGATGATGGAGCCCTGGGACGGTCCGGCCTCCATCGTGTTCACCGATGGCCGCCAGATCGGCGCCACGCTGGACCGCAACGGCCTGCGCCCCTCGCGCTACTGCGTCACCGACGACGACCTGGTCATCATGGCCTCCGAGTCCGGCGTGCTGCCCGTGCCCGAGAACAAGATCGTCCGTAAATGGCGTCTGCAACCCGGCAAGATGTTCCTGATCGACCTGGAACAGGGCCGCATGATCGACGACGACGAGCTCAAGGCCAACATCGTCAACACCAAGCCCTACAAGCAGTGGATCGACAACCTGCGCATCAAGCTCGACAACGTGCCCGCCGACGCGACCGCCGCCACCGTCAGCTCCACCGCGCTGTTGGACCGCCAGCAGGCCTTTGGCTACACCCAGGAAGACATCAAGTTCCTGCTGTCCCCCATGGCCCAGGCCGGGGAAGAGGGCATTGGCTCCATGGGCAACGACAGCCCCTTGGCTGTGCTCAGCGACAAGAACAAGCCGCTGTACAACTACTTTCGCCAGATGTTCGCCCAGGTGACAAACCCGCCGATCGACCCGATCCGCGAGGCCATCGTGATGTCGCTGGTGTCCTTCATCGGCCCCAAGCCCAACCTGCTGGACATCAACCAGGTGAACCCGCCGATGCGCCTGGAAGTGGCCCAGCCGATTCTCGACTTTGCCGACATGGCCAAGCTGCGCGACATCGAGCGCCACACCCACGGCAAGTTCCGCAGCCACACGCTGGACATCACCTACCCCGCCGCCTGGGGCCGCGAGGGCGTGGAAGCCAAGCTGGCCTCGCTGTGTGCCGAAGCCGTGGACGCGATCAAGGGCGGTAAAAACATCCTGATCGTCAGCGACCGCAACGTCAGTGCCACCCAAATCGCCATTCCCGCCCTGCTGGCCAGCAGCGCCCTGCACCAGCACCTGGTGACCCTGGGCCTGCGCACCACCACCGGCCTGGTGGTGGAAACCGGCACCGCCCGCGAGGTGCACCACTTTGGCGTGCTGGCCGGCTACGGCGCCGAAGCTATCCACCCCTACCTGGCGATGGAAACCCTGGCCGACCTGCACAAGGACCTGTCCGGTGCGCTGTCGCCCGAGAAAGCCATCTACAACTACGTCAAGGCCATCGGCAAGGGCCTGTCCAAGATCATGTCCAAGATGGGCGTGAGCACCTACATGAGCTACTGCGGTGCGCAGCTGTTCGAGGTGATTGGCCTGAACCAGGAAACCGTGTCCAAGTACTTCACCGGCACCTCCAGCCGCGTCGAAGGCATTGGCGTGTTCGAGATTGCCGAAGAAGCCCTGCGCATGCACAAGGCCGCCTTTGGCGACGACCCGGTGCTGGCCACCATGCTCGATGCAGGCGGTGAATACGCCTGGCGCGTGCGCGGCGAAGAGCACATGTGGACCCCCGATGCCATCGCCAAGCTGCAGCACAGCACCCGTGCCAACAACTGGAACACCTACAAGGAATACGCCCAGCTCATCAACGACCAAAGCCGTCGCCACATGACCCTGCGCGGCCTGTTCGAGTTCAAGATCGATCCGGCCAAGGCGATTCCGGTGGAAGAAGTCGAGTCGGCGAAAGAAATCGTCAAGCGCTTCGCCACCGGTGCCATGTCCATGGGCTCCATCTCTACCGAAGCCCACACCACCCTGGCCGTGGCCATGAACCGCATTGGCGGCAAGAGCAACACCGGCGAAGGCGGCGAAGATTCCAACCGCTACCGCCAGGAGCTCAAGGGCATCCCGATCAAGCAAGGCCAGACCCTGCGCGAAATCATCGGCCCTGAAGTCGTGGAAACCGTCAACTACCCGCTGCAAGACGGCGACTCGCTGCGCAGCCGCATCAAGCAGGTGGCTTCGGGCCGCTTCGGTGTGACCGCCGAGTACCTGGTTTCCAGTGACCAGATCCAGATCAAGATGGCCCAGGGTGCCAAGCCGGGCGAGGGTGGTCAGCTGCCCGGCGGCAAGGTGTCCGAGTACATCGGCAAGCTGCGCCATTCGGTGCCGGGCGTGGGCCTGATTTCGCCCCCGCCGCACCACGACATCTATTCGATCGAAGATCTGGCCCAGCTGATCCACGACCTGAAAAACGTGGCACCGCACGCCAGCATCAGCACCAAGCTGGTGTCGGAAGTGGGCGTGGGCACCATCGCCGCAGGCGTCACCAAGTGCAAGAGCGACCACATCGTGATCGCCGGGCACGACGGCGGCACCGGCGCATCGCCCTGGTCGTCCATCAAGCATGCCGGTGGTCCGTGGGAAATCGGCCTGGCCGAAACCCAGCAGACCCTGGTGCTGAACCGCCTGCGCGGCCGCGTGCGGGTGCAGGCCGACGGCCAGATGAAGACCGGCCGAGACGTCGCCATCGGCGCGCTGCTGGGTGCAGATGAATTCGGCTTTGCCACCGCCCCGCTGGTGGTGGAGGGCTGCATCATGATGCGCAAGTGCCACCTGAACACCTGCCCCGTGGGTGTGGCCACGCAGGACCCGGTGTTGCGCAAGAAATTCCAGGGCAAGCCCGAGCACGTGGTGAACTTCTTCTTCTTCATCGCCGAAGAAGTGCGCCAGATCATGGCCCAGCTGGGCATCCGCAAGTTCGACGACCTGATTGGCCGCGCCGACCTGCTCGACACCCGCAAAGGCATCGCCCACTGGAAGGCCAGCGGCCTGGACTTCAACCGCCTGTTCGCGCAGCCCAATGTGCCGGCCGACGTGCCGCGCTACCACGTGCAAGACCAGGAGCATGGCCTGGAAAAATCGCTGGACAACGTGCTGATCGAAAAGGCCCAGCCCGCCATCCTGCGCGGCGAGAAGGTCAAGTTCATGGAAGTGGCGCGCAACGTCAACCGTTCGCTGGGGGCCATGCTCTCGGGTGCGCTGACCAAGGCCCGCCCCGAAGGCCTGCCCGACGACACCATCCGCATCCAGCTCGAAGGCACGGGCGGCCAGTCGTTTGGCGCCTTCCTGGCCAACGGCATCACGCTGTACCTGATTGGTGACGCCAACGACTACACCGGCAAGGGCCTCTCCGGCGGCCGTATCGTGGTGCGCCCCAGTATCGACTTCCGCGGCGTGGCCACGCAGAACACCATCGTCGGCAACACGGTGATGTACGGCGCGACCAGCGGCGAGTCCTTCTTCAGCGGCGTGGCCGGGGAGCGCTTTGCGGTGCGCCTGTCGGGTGCCACCACGGTGGTGGAAGGCACGGGCGACCATGGTTGCGAGTACATGACCGGCGGCACGGCATTGATTCTGGGCAAAACCGGGCGCAACTTTGCGGCCGGCATGAGCGGCGGCATCGCCTACGTCTATGACGAAGACGGCCAGTTCGCCAAGCGCTGCAACATGTCCATGGTGTCGCTCGAAAAAGTGCTGCCCTCGGGCGAACAGCAGGGCCTGGGCGTGGCCGACCAGTGGCACAACGGCCAGACCGACGAAGTCCAGCTCAAGAAGCTGCTGGAAGACCACAACCGCTGGACCGGCAGCAAGCGCGCCCGCGATCTGCTGGACAACTGGACCGAAGCGCGTGGCAAGTTCGTCAAGGTGTTCCCGCTGGAGTACCAGCGCGCCCTGGGCGAAATTCATGCACGAAAAGTGGCTCTAGCGCAGGCTGAATCAGCACAAGCAGCTACTAAAGATGTAGCGGTTGCAGCCAAGTAA
- a CDS encoding glutamate synthase subunit beta, with product MGKVTGFMEYGRLEEGYKPAAERVKHYKEFVVGLDESQAKIQGARCMDCGIPFCNNGCPVNNIIPDFNDLVYRGDWKNAFSVLDSTNNFPEFTGRICPAPCEAACTLNVNDLPVGIKSIEHAIINRAWDEGWVQPRVAPHKTGKKVAVVGSGPAGLAAAQQLARVGHDVTLFEKNDRVGGLLRYGIPDFKMEKTHIDRRVAQMQAEGVTFRTGVMVGAAKDPLGKGSKVTNWAKETITPEQLQKDFDAVVLTGGAEQSRDLPVPGRELDGIHFAMEFLPQQNKINAGDKLKAQLRADGKKVIVIGGGDTGSDCVGTSNRHGAVSVTQFEVMPQPPEEENRPMTWPYWPIKLRTSSSHVEGCEREFAISTKEFIGEKGKVTGLKTVRVEFKDGKLVEIPGTEVVMQADLVLLAMGFVSPVANILDAFGIEKDARGNAKAHTEFTGGYATNVPKVFAAGDIRRGQSLVVWAIREGRQAARAVDEFLMGFSDLPR from the coding sequence ATGGGTAAAGTCACAGGCTTCATGGAATACGGGCGGCTCGAAGAGGGCTACAAGCCCGCCGCCGAGCGCGTCAAGCACTACAAGGAGTTCGTCGTCGGCCTCGACGAATCGCAGGCCAAGATCCAGGGCGCACGCTGCATGGACTGCGGCATTCCGTTCTGCAACAACGGTTGCCCGGTCAACAACATCATTCCGGACTTCAACGATCTGGTGTACCGCGGCGACTGGAAGAACGCCTTCTCCGTGCTCGACTCGACGAACAACTTCCCCGAGTTCACCGGCCGCATCTGCCCCGCGCCCTGCGAGGCGGCCTGTACGCTGAACGTGAACGACCTGCCGGTGGGCATCAAGTCCATCGAGCACGCCATCATCAACCGCGCCTGGGACGAGGGCTGGGTCCAGCCCCGCGTGGCCCCGCACAAGACCGGCAAGAAAGTGGCCGTGGTCGGCTCCGGCCCTGCCGGTCTGGCGGCGGCCCAGCAACTGGCGCGCGTGGGCCACGACGTGACGCTGTTCGAAAAGAACGACCGCGTCGGCGGTCTGCTGCGCTACGGCATTCCCGACTTCAAGATGGAAAAGACCCACATCGACCGCCGCGTGGCGCAGATGCAGGCCGAAGGCGTGACTTTCCGCACCGGCGTGATGGTCGGCGCGGCCAAAGACCCGCTGGGCAAGGGCTCCAAGGTCACCAACTGGGCCAAGGAAACCATCACCCCCGAGCAGCTGCAAAAAGACTTTGACGCCGTGGTCCTCACCGGCGGTGCCGAGCAGTCGCGCGACCTGCCTGTGCCCGGCCGCGAGCTGGACGGCATCCATTTCGCGATGGAATTCCTGCCCCAGCAGAACAAGATCAACGCGGGCGACAAGCTCAAAGCCCAGCTGCGGGCCGACGGCAAGAAGGTCATCGTCATCGGCGGCGGCGACACCGGCTCCGACTGCGTGGGCACCAGCAACCGCCACGGCGCGGTCAGCGTGACCCAGTTCGAGGTGATGCCCCAGCCGCCCGAAGAAGAAAACCGCCCCATGACCTGGCCCTACTGGCCGATCAAGCTGCGCACCAGCTCCAGCCACGTCGAAGGCTGCGAGCGTGAGTTCGCCATCTCCACCAAGGAGTTCATCGGCGAAAAAGGCAAGGTCACCGGCCTGAAGACCGTGCGCGTCGAGTTCAAGGACGGCAAGCTGGTGGAAATCCCGGGCACCGAAGTCGTGATGCAGGCCGATCTGGTGCTGCTGGCCATGGGCTTCGTCAGCCCCGTGGCCAACATCCTGGATGCCTTTGGTATCGAGAAGGATGCCCGTGGCAACGCCAAGGCCCACACCGAGTTCACCGGCGGCTATGCCACCAACGTGCCCAAGGTGTTTGCCGCAGGCGACATCCGCCGCGGCCAAAGCCTGGTGGTCTGGGCCATCCGCGAAGGCCGCCAGGCCGCACGCGCGGTGGATGAATTCCTGATGGGTTTCAGCGACCTGCCTAGATAA